Proteins encoded together in one Telopea speciosissima isolate NSW1024214 ecotype Mountain lineage chromosome 4, Tspe_v1, whole genome shotgun sequence window:
- the LOC122657312 gene encoding homeobox-leucine zipper protein HAT9-like: MGFDDLCNTGLGLGLGCEGNSNLSKSDHQQRHKRSLTTSLEPSLTLALSDDNSYQALETQIDVNKACEEPTDPCQQASPHSGVSSFSNASIKRERDPGSEEMEVERVSSRASDEDEEGSARKKLRLTKEQSALLEDSFREHSTLNPKQKQALAKQLNLRPRQVEVWFQNRRARTKLKQTEVDCEFLKKCCEKLTDENRRLQKELQELKTLKLAPPLYMQLPAATLTMCPSCERIGGIAGGDGSSKTNNSFAMAPKTHFYNPFTHPSAAC; the protein is encoded by the exons ATGGGTTTTGATGATCTGTGTAATACAGGGCTTGGCCTGGGGTTGGGCTGCGAGGGGAATAGTAATCTCTCCAAATCCGATCATCAACAACGCCACAAACGATCCCTGACCACTAGTCTTGAACCTTCACTCACTTTGGCCCTCTCGGACGACAACAGTTATCAAGCGCTAGAAACCCAGATTGACGTGAACAAGGCGTGTGAAGAACCCACCGATCCATGTCAACAAGCTTCTCCTCACAGTGGGGTTTCATCGTTCTCCAACGCAAGcatcaagagggagagagacccTGGAAGCGAGGAGATGGAGGTTGAGAGGGTCTCTTCCAGGGCCAGCGATGAAGATGAGGAGGGTAGTGCAAGAAAGAAACTTAGGCTCACCAAAGAACAATCTGCCCTCTTGGAGGATAGTTTCAGAGAGCACAGTACTCTCAATCCG AAGCAAAAGCAAGCTTTGGCAAAGCAATTGAATCTGCGGCCCAGACAAGTTGAAGTGTGGTTCCAAAATAGGAGAGCCAG GACAAAGCTGAAACAAACCGAAGTGGATTGTGAATTCTTAAAGAAGTGTTGTGAGAAATTAACGGATGAGAACAGAAGATTACAGAAAGAGCTTCAAGAACTGAAAACATTAAAATTAGCTCCACCACTGTACATGCAGCTCCCTGCGGCCACCCTCACCATGTGCCCTTCCTGCGAGAGGATCGGCGGTATAGCAGGAGGAGATGGATCGTCTAAGACAAACAATTCTTTCGCAATGGCACCAAAAACTCACTTCTACAACCCTTTCACCCATCCATCTGCAGCTTGTTAA